In one window of Spartinivicinus marinus DNA:
- a CDS encoding cytochrome c-type biogenesis protein, with the protein MKACLKPLLILLVSTVGWLSVSWAAIDTYPFQTEEQRQRFKQLTDELRCPKCQNQNIADSNAPIAKDLREEIYRQLLAGQSNQAIADFMVARYGEFVLYRPAFSKKTWLLWIGPFILLVVGAGIFYRLIRKGQSSTAPASASLSEAEQQQIEAIIHQHEEPKS; encoded by the coding sequence ATGAAAGCGTGTTTAAAGCCACTGCTGATTTTGCTGGTGAGCACTGTGGGGTGGTTGTCAGTTAGTTGGGCTGCTATTGATACTTATCCATTTCAAACTGAAGAGCAACGCCAGCGGTTTAAACAGTTAACGGATGAGCTTCGCTGCCCTAAATGTCAAAACCAGAATATTGCTGATTCCAATGCGCCCATTGCGAAAGATCTTCGTGAAGAAATATACCGACAGTTGCTAGCTGGACAGTCAAACCAAGCCATTGCTGACTTTATGGTAGCTCGTTACGGAGAATTTGTTTTATATCGACCTGCCTTTAGTAAGAAAACCTGGTTATTGTGGATAGGGCCATTTATTTTGTTAGTAGTGGGGGCAGGGATTTTTTATCGATTAATTAGGAAGGGGCAGTCATCTACTGCTCCCGCTTCAGCTTCATTATCGGAAGCTGAGCAGCAGCAAATTGAAGCTATTATTCACCAGCATGAAGAACCGAAGTCATGA
- a CDS encoding DsbE family thiol:disulfide interchange protein yields MARLKLFIPLLLFIALVGFLYQGIYDKDDSLTSALLNKPFPAFSLPTVQSAETNVGKQALLGEVALVNVWATWCPSCQVEHPYLLKLAQQGVKIIGVNYKDDRAAAQQWLTKLKNPYVFSVFDEKGRLGLDLGVYGAPETYLIDREGVIRYKHVGVVDEQVWLTKIKPKYDALKMNTAGTVQQDAG; encoded by the coding sequence ATGGCACGGCTTAAGTTATTTATTCCCTTACTGTTGTTTATTGCGTTAGTAGGTTTTCTTTATCAAGGTATTTATGACAAAGATGACAGCCTGACATCCGCATTACTGAATAAGCCATTTCCAGCATTCTCACTTCCTACTGTGCAGTCTGCTGAAACTAATGTTGGTAAACAGGCATTATTAGGAGAAGTTGCACTGGTTAATGTATGGGCGACCTGGTGTCCTTCTTGTCAGGTAGAGCATCCCTATTTACTCAAGCTGGCCCAGCAAGGGGTGAAAATTATCGGTGTTAATTATAAGGATGATCGTGCGGCTGCTCAGCAATGGCTAACTAAGCTAAAGAACCCTTATGTGTTTAGTGTGTTTGATGAGAAAGGACGGCTTGGATTGGATTTAGGTGTTTATGGTGCACCTGAAACCTACTTAATCGATAGGGAAGGGGTTATTCGTTATAAGCATGTTGGTGTGGTAGATGAACAGGTTTGGCTGACTAAAATTAAACCAAAATACGATGCCTTAAAAATGAATACGGCAGGAACAGTACAACAGGATGCAGGCTAG
- the smc gene encoding chromosome segregation protein SMC gives MRLKSIKLAGFKSFVDPTNVPLPSNMCGVVGPNGCGKSNIIDAVRWVMGESSAKNLRGESMTDVIFNGSNARKPVGQASVELIFDNSDGSLVGEYAKYSEISVKRRVTRDSKNQYFLNGTKCRRKDITDIFLGTGLGPRSYAIISQGIISNLIESKPEELRVFIEEAAGISKYKERRRETENRIRRTTENLERLTDLREELERQLHHLHRQAQAAEKYKAFRDEERLKKAQLQGLRWRAIHQQVETKKQLIGELEVKLEAEVAGQRSQDSAIEKQREQHISLTDQFNEVQGRYYSIGAEVARVEQSIQHAKTRLAELQQDLQASESNLQEANADLANDQQLQAQLTEELAEITPELELLSAAEEESAIALQTAEESMQNWQNNWDQFNQRSAEPKRKAEVEQSRIQHLEQVLKRLHERIHRLEEEQLGLSAGPLEEEIALLQEQLSELELNAESQVGQVETVAQSIDHYRQQEQQLTEALDQLRSELQQARGRFASLEALQQAAMGDNDQANSWITDVGLAEQTRLAEQLSVTPGWETALETVLGDCLQAIVVDQLDTSANQLAMLKEGSVTLLEPQSSQLTTSHNGKTSLLSVVNDESHIAPLLSGIYLAETLSEALAHRHELAAHESVVCQEGIWVGPNWLRVAKGDNAQAGILKRKQALESLANSIDHLETTIATHNQQLTEMQDQHRAAEQQREQLQKTLAELNRQQGECKAALSGKQVKVEQVLERRSRVLQELEELSSQQHQEQQNIGEARLLLQEALDLMADDEGQREQLLASRDEIRAALDQARQQARYDKDKSHQLALRQQSLTTQLQSIEQGLSRLTSQVSRFAEQQSQIKETIAQTELPLAEWAMELEAQLERRIQVEDELGNARRELEAVDHEIRQYEKLRSGAEQQATKIRGELEQQRIEWQGLAVRLNTLQEQLQAEQFDLEQVIAELPDDADETIWTEALEKLANKIQRLGAINLAAIEEYEVQSERKRYLDAQNDDLQEALNTLEDAIRKIDKETRNRFKSTFDKVNNGLQTLFPKVFGGGSAYLELTGEDLLDTGVAIMARPPGKKNSTIHLLSGGEKALTAIALVFSIFQLNPAPFCMLDEVDAPLDDANVGRYARMVTEMSKSVQFIYITHNKIAMEAASQLMGVTMQEPGVSRLVAVDVEAAAALAAN, from the coding sequence ATGCGGCTTAAATCAATCAAACTGGCAGGCTTTAAGTCTTTTGTTGACCCCACCAATGTTCCCCTACCCAGTAATATGTGTGGTGTAGTGGGTCCTAATGGTTGTGGAAAATCAAATATCATCGATGCTGTGCGTTGGGTAATGGGAGAAAGTTCCGCTAAAAACCTGCGTGGCGAGTCAATGACCGATGTTATCTTTAATGGCTCAAATGCACGGAAACCTGTGGGGCAAGCCTCGGTTGAGTTGATTTTTGATAATAGTGATGGCTCATTGGTGGGAGAGTACGCCAAATACAGTGAAATTTCAGTTAAGCGCCGAGTCACCCGCGATAGTAAAAACCAATATTTTCTAAATGGTACAAAATGTCGGCGTAAAGACATTACTGATATTTTCCTAGGTACGGGGTTAGGGCCTCGGAGCTATGCCATTATCAGCCAGGGAATTATCTCTAATTTAATTGAATCAAAGCCTGAAGAGTTAAGGGTTTTTATTGAAGAAGCGGCGGGGATATCAAAATATAAAGAGCGCCGCCGTGAAACAGAAAACCGTATTCGCCGTACCACTGAAAACCTTGAGCGATTGACTGACCTACGTGAAGAACTGGAGCGTCAACTACACCACCTGCATCGTCAAGCACAAGCAGCCGAAAAATATAAAGCATTTAGAGACGAAGAGCGGTTGAAAAAAGCCCAACTACAAGGGTTGCGCTGGCGGGCCATTCATCAGCAGGTGGAAACTAAAAAACAATTAATTGGTGAGCTGGAAGTTAAGCTGGAAGCAGAAGTTGCAGGCCAGCGATCGCAAGATTCCGCCATTGAAAAGCAGCGGGAGCAGCATATTTCTCTAACTGATCAGTTTAATGAGGTCCAAGGCCGTTATTACAGCATTGGTGCTGAGGTTGCTCGGGTAGAGCAAAGCATCCAACATGCTAAGACCAGGTTGGCGGAGCTTCAGCAAGACTTGCAGGCCAGTGAAAGCAACTTACAAGAGGCTAACGCAGATTTAGCTAATGATCAGCAGCTACAAGCCCAATTAACCGAAGAGCTAGCAGAAATAACCCCTGAGCTGGAATTACTTAGCGCTGCTGAAGAGGAGTCTGCCATTGCGTTACAAACAGCAGAAGAATCAATGCAAAACTGGCAAAACAATTGGGACCAGTTTAACCAGCGATCAGCAGAGCCTAAACGAAAAGCAGAAGTTGAACAGTCCCGCATTCAACACTTAGAACAAGTACTCAAGCGACTTCATGAGCGGATTCATCGCTTGGAAGAAGAGCAACTAGGGCTTTCAGCAGGGCCTTTGGAAGAAGAAATTGCTTTACTGCAAGAACAGCTATCAGAGTTGGAGCTGAATGCAGAGTCACAAGTTGGGCAAGTAGAAACGGTTGCCCAGTCAATTGACCATTATCGTCAACAAGAGCAGCAATTAACGGAAGCATTGGACCAGTTGCGCAGTGAGCTACAACAGGCCCGTGGGCGCTTTGCATCTTTAGAGGCCTTGCAACAAGCTGCTATGGGAGACAATGACCAGGCCAATAGCTGGATCACTGACGTTGGGCTAGCAGAGCAAACCAGGCTGGCAGAGCAGTTGTCGGTCACACCGGGTTGGGAAACAGCATTAGAAACTGTGCTGGGTGACTGTTTGCAAGCAATAGTCGTGGATCAGCTGGATACATCCGCCAATCAGCTGGCCATGCTTAAAGAGGGCTCCGTAACATTGCTTGAACCGCAAAGTTCGCAGCTTACAACCTCACACAATGGCAAAACATCTTTGTTGTCGGTAGTGAATGATGAAAGCCATATAGCCCCTTTGCTATCAGGAATTTACCTAGCTGAAACCCTATCAGAAGCCCTGGCCCATCGCCATGAGCTGGCTGCCCATGAGTCAGTAGTATGCCAGGAAGGTATTTGGGTAGGACCAAACTGGCTAAGAGTGGCCAAAGGCGACAATGCCCAGGCAGGCATCTTAAAGCGCAAGCAAGCGCTGGAAAGTCTGGCAAACTCCATTGATCACCTGGAAACCACCATTGCTACTCACAACCAGCAACTGACTGAAATGCAGGATCAGCATCGAGCTGCAGAACAGCAGCGAGAGCAGCTTCAGAAAACCCTGGCTGAACTCAATCGACAACAGGGAGAGTGTAAAGCTGCTCTGAGTGGTAAGCAGGTAAAGGTAGAGCAGGTGCTTGAACGGCGCAGCAGGGTGCTTCAGGAGCTAGAAGAGCTATCCTCTCAACAGCACCAAGAGCAGCAGAATATTGGTGAAGCACGATTGCTGTTACAAGAAGCGTTGGACTTAATGGCAGATGATGAAGGGCAGCGTGAGCAGCTGTTAGCTAGCCGTGATGAAATTAGGGCGGCACTTGATCAAGCACGTCAGCAGGCCCGTTATGATAAAGATAAGTCGCACCAGTTGGCGTTACGTCAGCAGTCTTTGACAACACAGCTTCAGTCAATTGAGCAGGGGTTAAGCCGGTTAACCAGCCAGGTGTCACGTTTTGCTGAACAGCAGAGCCAAATAAAAGAGACTATTGCTCAAACGGAATTACCGCTAGCTGAATGGGCTATGGAACTTGAAGCGCAATTAGAGCGTCGAATTCAAGTTGAAGATGAATTAGGCAACGCTCGTCGAGAGCTTGAAGCCGTTGATCATGAAATACGACAATATGAAAAACTACGTAGTGGTGCGGAACAGCAAGCGACTAAAATTCGTGGTGAATTAGAGCAGCAACGTATTGAGTGGCAAGGTTTAGCAGTTAGATTAAATACTTTGCAAGAACAACTACAGGCAGAGCAGTTTGATTTAGAGCAAGTCATTGCTGAGCTTCCTGACGATGCTGATGAAACCATCTGGACTGAAGCACTGGAAAAACTGGCTAATAAAATCCAGCGACTGGGTGCCATTAACTTGGCAGCGATTGAAGAATATGAAGTGCAGTCGGAGCGTAAACGTTATTTAGATGCCCAAAATGACGATTTACAAGAGGCATTAAATACGCTTGAGGATGCCATCAGAAAAATTGATAAAGAAACGCGTAATCGGTTTAAGAGTACTTTTGATAAGGTCAATAATGGGTTACAAACCCTTTTCCCGAAGGTGTTTGGCGGCGGAAGTGCTTATTTAGAACTAACAGGTGAGGATTTATTAGATACGGGTGTGGCGATAATGGCCAGACCTCCAGGTAAGAAAAACAGCACGATTCATTTGCTGTCAGGTGGTGAGAAAGCATTAACAGCCATCGCGTTAGTGTTTTCGATTTTCCAGTTAAATCCTGCGCCATTTTGTATGTTGGATGAAGTTGATGCACCGTTAGATGATGCTAATGTGGGACGCTATGCTCGCATGGTGACGGAAATGTCTAAATCAGTACAATTTATTTACATTACCCATAATAAAATAGCGATGGAAGCTGCCAGCCAATTAATGGGGGTAACCATGCAAGAGCCTGGTGTATCTCGTTTGGTAGCCGTTGATGTAGAAGCAGCAGCTGCACTGGCAGCAAACTAG
- a CDS encoding GntR family transcriptional regulator, translating into MVFKASDSLSEQIAQHLASKIIKGELLAKERIQELKVASELGVSRGSVREALLILQRKHLIDILPRRGAMVTELTEHRVQSLYEMVVELYSFLALKVAENWQAEVQLKPFKATLKELELLAEQRNIERYIEVSFDILRQALPIADNSYLEQILANVQPAIHRTYFLVASKYEDHIVKSLGFFKALIQVVEQRDQQQIRQVVAAYGKHHRDMLMKVVGGREY; encoded by the coding sequence ATGGTCTTTAAAGCATCTGATAGTCTTTCTGAACAAATTGCACAACACTTAGCAAGTAAAATTATTAAAGGAGAGCTACTTGCTAAGGAAAGGATTCAGGAATTAAAGGTAGCAAGCGAGTTAGGAGTAAGCCGTGGTTCTGTTCGAGAAGCCTTGCTGATATTACAACGCAAGCATTTAATTGATATTTTGCCCCGTCGTGGTGCAATGGTCACTGAATTAACTGAGCATAGAGTGCAAAGCCTATATGAAATGGTGGTGGAGTTGTATTCATTTCTTGCTTTGAAAGTGGCTGAGAATTGGCAGGCTGAAGTTCAGCTGAAACCGTTCAAGGCAACGTTAAAAGAGCTTGAGCTATTAGCTGAGCAACGCAATATTGAGCGTTACATTGAGGTAAGCTTTGATATTTTACGTCAAGCACTACCGATTGCTGATAATTCCTACTTGGAACAAATTTTAGCCAATGTTCAGCCTGCTATCCATCGAACCTATTTCTTAGTCGCAAGCAAATATGAGGATCATATTGTTAAAAGCTTAGGCTTTTTTAAGGCGTTAATTCAGGTAGTTGAACAAAGAGATCAACAGCAAATCAGACAAGTTGTTGCTGCCTACGGTAAACACCACCGGGATATGCTAATGAAAGTTGTAGGAGGTCGTGAATATTAA
- the ccmI gene encoding c-type cytochrome biogenesis protein CcmI — MMLFWVTAAVFLIIAVLFILLPIPRLNRRLNEASQQQQAEQVARYQQQLAELDSAHADGQLDSLDYEEQKNALGKRLLADYQQVKSTRLSTITWLAGGSLPVAAIGLYLLLGGSQQLAFTQELKAIDWDNASGKELVNSLETLAADYPNQPQVHYLLARTYMAMNQLGKAEQAFTVLKVQAPDDPSVIAQLAQVKYLRQNNKITQEVTTLAQQALTIQPNQPTALGIMGIAAFESGDYQQAIHYWQQVLATRPDHATATALQQGIAKAQQLASTESAPSKPQEADKPASKQVDGEKLADAEISVLVELDETLLQQLPKQAKVYVLAKHASMRMPVAVVPLQISELPALVKLNDSKVMIAGNKLSQYQMVDVIAKISISGDATQSDYVVSKQNIKVNHKGVVRLAISKSSS; from the coding sequence ATGATGTTATTTTGGGTTACTGCAGCAGTATTTTTAATCATTGCTGTGTTGTTTATATTATTACCAATTCCCCGTCTTAACAGGCGATTAAATGAAGCCAGCCAACAACAGCAAGCTGAGCAGGTTGCTCGTTACCAGCAACAATTAGCCGAGCTAGACTCTGCTCATGCGGATGGCCAGCTAGATAGCCTGGACTATGAAGAGCAAAAAAATGCCTTAGGAAAACGCTTACTGGCCGATTATCAACAGGTAAAGTCAACCCGGTTGAGCACAATAACTTGGTTGGCAGGGGGTAGCTTGCCTGTGGCTGCAATTGGCCTTTATTTATTATTGGGTGGAAGTCAGCAATTGGCATTTACCCAAGAGCTAAAAGCAATTGACTGGGATAATGCCAGTGGCAAAGAGTTGGTTAATTCACTGGAAACATTAGCTGCTGACTATCCTAACCAACCACAAGTGCATTATTTATTGGCCCGTACTTATATGGCAATGAATCAGTTGGGAAAGGCAGAGCAGGCTTTTACAGTATTAAAAGTACAAGCTCCGGATGACCCATCAGTCATTGCGCAGTTAGCGCAGGTTAAATACTTAAGGCAAAATAATAAAATCACTCAAGAAGTCACAACGCTTGCTCAGCAAGCATTGACTATTCAGCCGAACCAACCCACGGCGCTTGGCATTATGGGAATTGCGGCATTTGAGTCAGGGGATTACCAACAGGCAATTCATTATTGGCAACAAGTGTTAGCTACTCGCCCTGATCATGCAACAGCCACTGCGTTACAGCAGGGAATAGCAAAAGCACAACAATTGGCGAGTACAGAAAGTGCTCCATCAAAACCACAAGAGGCAGATAAGCCTGCGTCTAAACAAGTTGATGGAGAAAAACTCGCTGATGCAGAAATCAGTGTTTTAGTGGAATTGGATGAAACATTACTACAACAGTTGCCTAAGCAGGCGAAGGTTTATGTGTTAGCTAAGCACGCTAGCATGAGAATGCCTGTTGCAGTTGTACCACTCCAGATTAGTGAACTACCTGCTTTGGTAAAACTTAATGACTCAAAAGTCATGATAGCTGGAAATAAATTGTCTCAATATCAGATGGTTGATGTGATTGCTAAAATCTCTATTTCAGGAGATGCTACTCAAAGTGACTATGTAGTCAGCAAGCAAAATATTAAAGTGAATCATAAAGGGGTTGTACGTTTAGCCATCTCTAAAAGCAGTAGTTAG
- a CDS encoding heme lyase CcmF/NrfE family subunit has protein sequence MIPELGHLALIIALCLAVLLAVVPLMGSYCKDHIMMGLAKPLATGQLVFLALSFGCLAYAFLVDDFSVAYVAQNSNTLLPTPYKFSAVWGAHEGSFLLWCLIMACWTFAVALASNHLPERVTARVLAILGWCSVGFLLFLVITSNPFERLLPNTPADGRDLNPLLQDFGLIIHPPLLYVGYVGFSVVFAFAITALLEGRLDATWARWSRPWTAVAWAFLTVGIALGSWWAYYELGWGGWWFWDPVENASFMPWLVGTALMHSLAVTEKRGVFKSWTVFLAIFSFSLSLLGAFLVRSGVLTSVHSFASDPSRGVFILVLLLIVIGGSFTLYAFRAPAVASQQRFSWQSKEALLLLNNIFLSVATAMILIGTLYPLIAKALGDNSISIGKPYFDLMFSVFMAPLAICLGIGIWANWKQSKASFLWQQLRYIGLVSVILGVVFCFSYGDGWLLPAWLAVSLVAWICLASVKQLYYKTRNQSSFISGLRRLPRHYYGMWFAHIGFAVTIAGAVLTSFYSIERDIKLAPGDSVNLAGYQFLFKGIQEKQGPNYVAQQGQLVVTKDEQVVASLKPEKRRYPVQQNVMTEAAIDPGLFRDLYVALGEPLDESGAWAVRVHFKAFVRLIWLGALLMALGGVLAALDKRYRLRLTAKQTNSHVVKAEVVADGTA, from the coding sequence ATGATTCCAGAACTTGGCCACCTGGCATTAATAATTGCTTTGTGTTTGGCTGTATTACTCGCTGTTGTGCCACTAATGGGCAGCTACTGTAAAGACCACATCATGATGGGGCTGGCTAAGCCCCTGGCAACTGGCCAGCTGGTCTTCCTAGCACTCAGTTTTGGCTGCTTAGCTTATGCCTTTTTAGTGGATGACTTTTCTGTTGCCTATGTTGCCCAAAACTCTAATACACTGCTGCCAACACCTTATAAATTCAGTGCTGTATGGGGTGCCCATGAAGGCTCGTTCCTACTCTGGTGCCTTATTATGGCCTGCTGGACTTTTGCGGTAGCGCTAGCCAGTAACCATCTGCCTGAGCGAGTAACAGCAAGGGTGTTAGCTATTTTAGGCTGGTGCTCAGTTGGGTTTTTACTGTTTTTGGTGATTACCTCAAACCCCTTTGAGCGCTTATTACCCAATACCCCAGCGGATGGGCGTGATCTGAATCCTTTGCTGCAAGACTTTGGCTTAATCATTCATCCACCTTTGTTATATGTGGGCTATGTAGGCTTTTCTGTGGTATTTGCCTTTGCTATTACCGCATTGTTGGAAGGACGTTTAGATGCTACTTGGGCCCGTTGGTCTCGACCTTGGACAGCTGTTGCCTGGGCGTTTTTAACCGTTGGTATTGCACTAGGTAGCTGGTGGGCATACTACGAGCTTGGCTGGGGAGGCTGGTGGTTCTGGGACCCTGTGGAAAATGCTTCATTTATGCCCTGGTTGGTGGGAACGGCATTAATGCACTCATTGGCTGTGACAGAAAAACGAGGCGTTTTTAAAAGCTGGACCGTTTTTTTAGCGATTTTTTCTTTTTCCTTGAGTCTGTTAGGAGCCTTCTTAGTTCGTTCTGGCGTATTAACTTCAGTTCACTCGTTTGCCAGTGATCCTTCCCGTGGTGTCTTTATTTTAGTGTTATTGCTGATTGTAATTGGTGGCTCGTTTACTTTGTATGCCTTTCGCGCACCAGCAGTGGCCAGTCAGCAGCGATTTAGCTGGCAGTCTAAAGAAGCATTATTGTTGCTAAATAATATATTTCTATCAGTGGCTACTGCCATGATTTTAATTGGTACCCTATACCCACTGATTGCAAAAGCCTTAGGGGATAACAGTATTTCTATAGGTAAACCCTATTTTGACTTAATGTTTTCGGTATTTATGGCTCCTCTGGCTATTTGTTTGGGAATTGGCATTTGGGCCAACTGGAAGCAGTCTAAGGCAAGCTTTTTATGGCAACAACTGCGGTATATTGGCTTGGTCAGTGTGATTTTAGGTGTTGTATTTTGCTTCAGTTACGGTGATGGCTGGTTATTACCTGCTTGGTTGGCTGTTTCGCTCGTGGCCTGGATATGTCTCGCTTCAGTCAAACAGCTTTATTATAAAACCCGAAATCAGTCGTCTTTTATCTCTGGCTTACGTCGGCTACCGAGGCATTACTATGGTATGTGGTTTGCGCATATTGGCTTTGCGGTCACTATAGCGGGGGCGGTATTGACCAGTTTTTACAGTATTGAGCGGGATATAAAGCTAGCACCTGGGGATTCCGTTAACTTGGCTGGTTATCAGTTTTTATTTAAAGGGATTCAAGAAAAACAAGGGCCAAACTATGTTGCCCAACAGGGCCAGTTGGTTGTAACCAAAGATGAGCAGGTGGTTGCATCATTAAAGCCTGAAAAGCGCCGTTATCCGGTGCAGCAAAATGTTATGACCGAAGCCGCAATTGATCCAGGTTTATTCCGTGATTTGTATGTAGCACTAGGTGAACCGCTTGATGAAAGTGGTGCCTGGGCAGTAAGAGTACACTTTAAAGCATTTGTTCGGTTGATTTGGTTGGGTGCTTTATTGATGGCTCTAGGCGGCGTGCTGGCGGCGCTTGATAAACGTTATCGCCTGCGATTGACTGCAAAACAAACGAATTCCCACGTAGTCAAGGCTGAGGTGGTTGCTGATGGCACGGCTTAA